Proteins from one Candidatus Sulfotelmatobacter sp. genomic window:
- a CDS encoding (2Fe-2S)-binding protein — translation MAASTTLHVNGRPREVHATPDTPLLYALRDELALTGPKFGCGLAQCGACTVLLDGSPIRSCVTPLAAVGSGRVTTVEGFGDADHPGRVQAAFIAEQAAQCGYCIPGMVVAASALLDQHPHPSDAQIRTALDGNLCRCGTHLRILRAVKRAAETPA, via the coding sequence GTGGCAGCTTCTACGACCCTTCACGTCAACGGGCGCCCGCGCGAGGTGCACGCCACGCCCGACACGCCGCTTCTTTACGCGCTGCGCGACGAGCTCGCGCTGACCGGTCCCAAGTTCGGGTGCGGGCTGGCGCAGTGCGGCGCGTGTACCGTCTTGCTCGACGGCAGCCCGATCCGCTCGTGCGTGACGCCGCTGGCCGCCGTCGGCAGCGGTCGCGTCACCACCGTCGAGGGATTCGGCGACGCCGACCATCCGGGTCGCGTGCAAGCCGCGTTCATTGCCGAGCAGGCGGCGCAATGCGGGTACTGCATCCCCGGCATGGTCGTCGCCGCGAGCGCGCTGCTCGATCAGCACCCGCACCCGAGCGACGCGCAGATCCGCACCGCGCTCGACGGCAACTTGTGCCGCTGCGGCACGCACTTGCGCATCTTGCGCGCCGTCAAGCGCGCCGCCGAGACGCCGGCATGA